The genomic window ACTATTTAGGAATTGGTTCTGCTGAAATTGGTAACGTGTCTGAACGTCGTGTGGAACGTTTGGTAAATACTAACTTAAGTGGTTTGCCTTCATTCTTAGTGAAACATCCAGGTGTTAACTCAGGATTTATGATCACACAATATGCTGCAGCATCATTAGCATCAGAAAACAAAATCTTATCACATCCAGCAAGTGTGGACTCAATTACATCTTGTGAAAACCAAGAAGACTTTGTCAGTATGGGAACAACAGCAGCTAGAACTGCTAGAGATATTACGAAAAACTCTCGTCGTATCGTCGCAACTGAAATGATGGCAGCGTGTCAAGCTATTGACTTCATTAAAGACCGTGGTGTATTAGGTAAAGGAACTCAAGTAGCGTATGATGTCTTTAGAAAATATGTGAAATTTATTGATTTAGATAAAGACATTGAAATGTATGATGAATTAGAAAAAGCAACAGATGTATTAATCAATGGTGAATTATTAAAAGCTGTTGAAGAAGTTGTAGACTTAGATATCGAATTTGATTTTGGAAAATAAATAAACCACTTATTAAGCTCTGAATTGATTAAGATTCAGAGCTTTATTTGTAAATAAGTCGTGATAACTATTGAGTATCGAATCAATATTATGTAGTATGAATATAACGAGAAAAGGATGGTGTATGACGATGAAATATCAGAAACCAAAAGGAACAAACGATATTTTACCAGGTGAATCAGAAAAATGGCAGTTTGTAGAATCAACTGCACGTGACGTATTAAAAAAATATGACTTTCATGAAGTCAGAACGCCAATGTTTGAACATATTGAAGTTATTACACGAGGTGTTGGTGAGTCAACAGATATCGTGACAAAAGAGATGTATGATTTTAAAGACAAAGGTGATCGCCATATTACGCTTAGACCTGAAGGAACTGCTCCATTAGTTCGTTCATACGTTGAGCATAAATTATTCGGACCGGAACATCAAAATCCGTTTAAAGCTTTTTATATTGGCCCAATGTTTCGCTATGAACGCCCTCAAGCAGGACGTTTACGTCAATTTAACCAAATGGGGATTGAAGTATTAGGTAGTAGTAATCCAGCAACAGATGTTGAAGGGATTTTAGTCGCACTAGATTTCTTTAAACGTTTAGGCGTGACACATACTCAATTAGTGATTAACTCACTTGGAACAAGAGAAAATCGTATGGTTTATCGCCAAGCATTAATTGATTATTTAGAGCCTTTAAGCGACCAATTAAGTGATGACTCAAAACGTCGTTTACATACTAACCCACTTAGAGTATTAGATAGTAAAGATAAAAAAGATAAAGAAATTGTCGAAAATGCACCGTCAATTTTAGATTATCTAGATGAAGAGTCAAATGCTTTCTTTACTGAAGTGAAATCATTACTTGATGCAATGGGTGTGGAATATGTAGTCGATCATAGAATGGTTCGTGGTCTTGACTACTACAACCACACAGTATTTGAAATTATGAGTAATGCTCCAGGATTTAATGGTGCGATTACCACAATTTGTGCTGGTGGACGATATGATGGATTGGTTTCAGAATTTAATGGACCAGATAGTCATGATTCAGGATTTGGGTTTGGTATGGGAATTGAACGTGTCCTAATCACAATGGACGCTGAAGGAGTGGAAATTCCTGCAGCAAACAACGTGGATGTATATGTTGTTGGTCTAGGTGAAGAGACAAATTGTGAAAGTTTAAAATTAGCTCAAGCAGTAAGACAAGCAGGATTTGTTTGTGAACGTGATTTCCTAAATCGTAAAGCAAAAGCTCAGTTCAAGTCTGCAGATAAATTAAATGCTAAACTTGTTTTGATTATTGGTGAATCAGAATTAGCAGAAAAAATTGTTCGTATAAAAAATATGGTGACAGGTGAAGAGACAACCGTTTCATTAGATGATGTTTATACATCCTTTAGCAATGTTTACAACAACATTATAGGAGCGTAAACGTATCTTTGGAGGAGACTTATCATGAAACGATTTAGCAAGGACTCTAGTACCATTGCTGATTATACTCGTAAATTAACGGTTATATTTTTATACGCGTTATTATACGCAATTGCTTTGAACATGTTTTGGCATCCAGCTTCAATCTATACTGGTGGAATCACAGGTTTTTCTCAAATAGTAAA from Vagococcus martis includes these protein-coding regions:
- the hisS gene encoding histidine--tRNA ligase; amino-acid sequence: MKYQKPKGTNDILPGESEKWQFVESTARDVLKKYDFHEVRTPMFEHIEVITRGVGESTDIVTKEMYDFKDKGDRHITLRPEGTAPLVRSYVEHKLFGPEHQNPFKAFYIGPMFRYERPQAGRLRQFNQMGIEVLGSSNPATDVEGILVALDFFKRLGVTHTQLVINSLGTRENRMVYRQALIDYLEPLSDQLSDDSKRRLHTNPLRVLDSKDKKDKEIVENAPSILDYLDEESNAFFTEVKSLLDAMGVEYVVDHRMVRGLDYYNHTVFEIMSNAPGFNGAITTICAGGRYDGLVSEFNGPDSHDSGFGFGMGIERVLITMDAEGVEIPAANNVDVYVVGLGEETNCESLKLAQAVRQAGFVCERDFLNRKAKAQFKSADKLNAKLVLIIGESELAEKIVRIKNMVTGEETTVSLDDVYTSFSNVYNNIIGA